One Siniperca chuatsi isolate FFG_IHB_CAS linkage group LG5, ASM2008510v1, whole genome shotgun sequence DNA window includes the following coding sequences:
- the tctn2 gene encoding tectonic-2 isoform X2, with product MAHVVDLFFPPSISPQVSCVLLLISLAHTQNIVVFQPSYLTATGPMVTALLLGNTSDISLSLRTVFPSNTTGSIGSPSCVAEVTQWVLTREQVGKTAVQVQLRLDKSLRLCGENETDTDCCPKPLCVLETLQVSACVGGIPQASLLIQAKIHALLVPANVGSDNKTVIPNQVYQPLGSCPCDLTYKACDVRCCCDKDCSIEDLKLFVSHCLPGPFGGQVSPASDYQCSVQSSDDSPDWFPFLCVNSPPENNPYLGLFYQGDTITSKPGPSFQRPVLSAPVPVNVYIQGSPIFTLNDQYFTIPQEVLGRCVNSAPVAFLKNFKVKCVTLLRSCPTGSPLQTLPTDLRIKVKNGQGGDVVVDVIDEVAINLSQFISSTDAVASSDERLECENVTLALDYKFYWKGNGITSVTLTHTVGTITLSSSVALTTRYSAVFLNGEFMGEPDSGNPGYQVGRPVIAGILDTLDNNTGSIQRTSINLWKPVSDGFCSTAEKKPVLFGENSTSGCLLPVSRQNLTQCNLLRETVSSLQAALITATYVAKSGNPDPLTMTDWVNISFVTLNSAMEDTTSSCYGIPSHQHVHVWSLITGMVDGIPQRDIRALQVSLSTWALDCGGGDVSPCVDPVETQLFPITSSVTFTDILINTGPPKTRFQINFTEYDCSRNDVCWPELAFPITKYYTGEPYSQSLAKGLILVFFFITASILGTQWRQIQQAWNCAAL from the exons ATGGCTCACGTGGTTGATCTATTCTTTCCTCCGTCCATTTCACCGCAGGTTtcatgtgttttactgttaattTCCTTGGCTCACACTCAAAACATTGTCG TTTTCCAGCCGTCATATCTCACTGCAACTGGACCAATGGTCACCGCACTTTTGCTCGGAAACACGTCAGACATCTCTCTGAGTCTGAGGACGGTATTTCCATCCAATACAACAG GAAGCATTGGTTCTCCATCATGTGTAGCTGAGGTTACACAGTGGGTGCTCACAAGGGAGCAGGTGGGAAAG ACTGCAGTTCAAGTTCAGCTGAGACTGGATAAGAGTCTGCGTTTGTGTGGTGAGAATGAGACGGACACAGACTGCTGTCCAAAGCCACTGTGTGTCCTGGAGACCCTTCAGGTGTCTGCCTGTGTGGGCGGCATACCTCAGGCATCACTGCTGATCCAGGCCAAGATACATGCCCTGTTGGTTCCTGCTAATGTTGGATCTg ATAATAAAACAGTCATTCCAAACCAAGTGTACCAACCACTGGGCTCTTGTCCCTGTGATCTCACATATAAAGCATGTGATGTACGCTGCTGCTGTGACAAG GACTGTTCCATTGAAGATTTGAAGCTGTTTGTGTCCCACTGTCTCCCAGGGCCTTTTGGTGGACAGGTCTCTCCTGCTTCAGATTATCAGTGCTCCGTTCAGTCCTCTGATGACTCCCCGGATTGGTTTCCATTTTTATGTGTCAATTCTCCACCTGAAAACAACCCTTACCTTGGACTCTTTTACCAGGGAGACACAAT TACATCAAAGCCTGGCCCATCCTTCCAAAGGCCTGTTTTGTCCGCTCCAGTGCCAGTTAATGTTTATATTCAAGGAAGTcccatttttacattaaatgacCAGTACTTCACTATTCCCCAG GAGGTGCTCGGGCGGTGTGTGAACAGTGCTCCTgtagcatttttgaaaaatttcaAAGTCAAGTGTGTAACTCTGCTACGTTCCTGTCCAACTGGATCTCCCTTACAAACACTACCAACAGATTTGAGGATTAAAGTGAAGAATGGGCAAGGGG GTGATGTTGTAGTGGATGTAATTGATGAAGTGGCCATTAACTTGAGTCAGTTTATTTCAAGCACAGATGCTGTTGCCTCTTCAG ATGAAAGGCTGGAATGTGAGAATGTGACATTAGCACTGGATTACAAATTCTACtggaaaggaaatggcattacAAGTGTCACACTGACGCACACTGTTGGGACCATCACTTTAAGTAGTAGTG TGGCGTTAACTACAAGGTATTCTGCCGTGTTTCTAAATGGAGAATTCATGGGCGAGCCCGACTCAGGGAACCCAG GTTATCAGGTGGGAAGGCCTGTTATTGCTGGAATTTTGGACACTTTGGACAATAATACAGGCTCAATACAGAGGACGTCAATCAATCTTTGGAAACCAG TGAGTGATGGATTCTGTTCCACTGCTGAGAAGAAACCAGTTCTGTTTGGGGAGAATTCAACATCAGGATGTCTGCTACCTGTCAGCCGACAGAATCTGACTCAGTGTAATCTCCTGAG AGAGACGGTTTCTTCTCTTCAGGCAGCGTTGATTACAGCCACATATGTGGCAAAGAGTGGAAACCCAGATCCTCTAACTATGACAGACTGGGTGAACATAAGCT TTGTGACACTGAACTCAGCTATGGAAGACACCACAAGTTCATGCTATGGGATTCCATCCCACCAGCATGTCCATGTTTGGAGTCTTATCACTGGCATGGTAGATGGCATACCTCAAAGGGATATCCGTGCTCTGCAAGTCAG TCTGTCCACCTGGGCACTGGATTGTGGAGGAGGTGATGTCTCTCCGTGTGTGGACCCAGTGGAGACTCAGTTGTTCCCCATCACTTCCTCGGTCACTTTTACTGACATTCTTATCAACACAGGACCACCAAAAACCAG GTTTCAGATCAACTTCACAGAGTATGACTGTAGCAGGAATGATGTGTGTTGGCCTGAGCTCGCCTTCCCCATCACCAAATATTACACAG GTGAGCCATATTCTCAGTCACTGGCTAAAGGCCTTATCTTGGTTTTCTTCTTTATCACTGCCTCGATTCTTGGGACTCAATGGAGACAAATCCAACAGGCGTGGAACTGTGCCGCTCTCTAA
- the atp6v0a2b gene encoding V-type proton ATPase 116 kDa subunit a isoform X2 — MRSLLRGEEMCLAQLFLQAGSAYDCISELGELGLVEFRDLNPSVNAFQRKHVNEIKKCEEMERILGYLLREVKKADISLPEGDVNPVAPLPKHVMAIMEQLQRLEVELGEVTRNKEKLQRNLLELTEYKHMLRVTRNFVMRTAEREPLQVQYEEFPFLEKETMMDYSSMQRLGAKLGFISGLIQRVKIEAFERMLWRVCKGYTILSYAEVEEYLEDPDTGEPTKSVVFLISYWGDQIGQKVKKICDCYHCHLYPYPSSNEERNDVVEGLRTRIQDLHTVLHRTEDYLRQVLIKASESVYTWVIQVKKMKAIYYILNLCSFDVTNKCLIAEVWCPVNDIPALRRALEEGSRKSGATVPSFVNRIPTNDTPPTLIRTNKFTSGFQNIVDAYGVGSYREVNPAPFTIITFPFLFAVMFGDLGHGVIMAVFAFWMVLYENNRKLKNTRNEIWNTFFEGRYIILMMGLFSIYTGLIYNDCFSKSLNIFGSGWSVKAMFTGKVWNDEDIRGNHFLSLDPNVTGVFKGPYPLGIDPIWNLASNRLTFLNSYKMKMSVILGIIHMSFGVILSTYNHLHFRKKYNLYLVFLPELLFLLCLFGYLVFMIMYKWLVFSVKDSRQAPSILIHFINMFLMQGDAVQPLYPGQTGFQVFLVVIAVLSVPVLLLGKPVYLYWLHNGSQGLGMYRGYERVRRNSEEELYLMRAHDMEEGSSHSDLSTSGERQTEEFDFADEFLHQAIHTIEYCLGCISNTASYLRLWALSLAHAQLSEVLWTMVMRVGLRMDTSLGVLFLVPVFGLFAVLTVSILLVMEGLSAFLHALRLHCCLFLPQGGVSE, encoded by the exons ATGCGCTCTCTGCTCCGAGGTGAAGAGATGTGTCTGGCCCAACTGTTTCTACAGGCTGGGTCAGCATACGACTGCATCAGTGAACTTGGAGAACTGGGGCTTGTGGAGTTCAGAGAC CTCAATCCCAGTGTTAACGCTTTCCAGCGAAAACATGTGAATGAGATCAAAAAATGTGAAGAGATGGAGAGGATCCTTG GATACCTTCTGAGGGAAGTCAAGAAAGCAGACATTTCACTGCCAGAAGGAGACGTGAACCCAGTGGCCCCTTTACCCAAGCACGTCATGGCTATAATG gagcagctgcagaggcTTGAAGTGGAGTTAGGGGAAGTCACCAGGAATAAAGAGAAGCTGCAGAGGAATCTGCTGGAGCTGACAGAGTACAAACACATGCTGCGCGTTACCCGCAACTTTGTAATGAGAACTGCTGAG CGAGAGCCCCTTCAAGTGCAATATGAGGAGTTTCCCTTCctagaaaaagaaacaatgatGGACTACAGCAGCATGCAGCGGCTAGGAGCCAAACTGGG TTTCATTTCTGGGCTCATTCAGAGGGTGAAGATCGAGGCCTTTGAGCGGATGCTTTGGAGAGTGTGTAAAGGCTACACCATCCTCAGCTATGCTGAGGTCGAAGAGTATCTGGAAGATCCTGACACA GGTGAGCCTACAAAAAGCGTGGTGTTCCTGATCTCTTACTGGGGAGACCAAATTGGCCAGAAAGTGAAGAAGATCTGTGACTG CTACCACTGTCACTTGTATCCCTATCCCAGTAGCAATGAGGAGAGGAATGATGTTGTGGAAGGACTAAGAACTCGCATTCAGGACCTGCACACA GTACTTCATAGGACAGAGGACTACCTGAGACAGGTCCTGATTAAGGCTTCAGAATCTGTCTACACCTGGGTCATCCAGGTCAAGAAGATGAAGGCCATCTACTATATTCTGAACCTGTGTAGTTTTGATGTTACTAACAAGTGTCTGATCGCTGAGGTGTGGTGTCCTGTCAATGACATTCCCGCCCTGCGGAGGGCCCTAGAAGAAGGATCG agaaaaagtgGAGCAACAGTTCCTTCCTTTGTCAATCGTATCCCCACCAACGACACTCCCCCCACCCTGATAAGGACCAACAAATTTACCTCTGGCTTCCAGAACATTGTGGATGCCTATGGAGTGGGCAGTTACAGGGAGGTTAACCCTG ctCCTTTCACAATCATCACTTTCCCATTCCTGTTTGCGGTGATGTTTGGGGACCTGGGTCATGGAGTTATCATGGCTGTGTTTGCTTTCTGGATGGTGCTGTACGAGAACAACCGCAAACTTAAAAACACAAGGAATGAG ATCTGGAACACATTCTTTGAGGGGCGTTATATAATCCTGATGATGGGCCTGTTCTCCATCTACACTGGCCTGATATACAATGACTGTTTCTCAAAGTCGCTTAACATCTTTGGTTCTGGATGGAGTGTGAAGGCCATGTTCACAGGGAAGGTGTGGAA TGACGAAGATATCCGTGGGAATCATTTTCTTAGCCTGGATCCAAATGTTACAGGAGTTTTCAAAGGACCGTACCCTCTGGGAATTGACCCG ATTTGGAACTTGGCATCCAACCGCCTTACATTTCTGAACTCCTATAAGATGAAGATGTCAGTGATATTGGGCATCATACACATGAGTTTCGGGGTCATCCTCAGCACTTATAATCACTT GCACTTCAGGAAGAAGTACAACCTGTACTTGGTATTTCTCCCTGAGCTCCTGTTCCTGCTGTGCCTGTTTGGCTACCTGGTGTTCATGATAATGTACAAGTGGCTGGTCTTCTCTGTTAAGGACTCCAGACAGGCCCCGAGCATCCTCATTCACTTCATAAACATGTTCCTCATGCAGGGTGATGCAGTGCAGCCCCTCTACCCAGGACAG ACTGGCTTCCAGGTATTTCTGGTGGTCATTGCTGTTCTCTCAGTGCCTGTCTTACTCCTGGGGAAACCCGTTTACCTTTATTGGCTTCACAATGGAAGCCAAGGTCTAGGAATGTACAGG GGATATGAGCGAGTGCGGCGTAACAGTGAAGAGGAGCTCTACCTGATGAGGGCTCATGACATGGAGGAGGGCAGCAGTCACAGTGATCTCTCCACTAGCGGAGAGCGCCAGACAGAGGAG tTCGACTTTGCAGATGAGTTCTTACATCAGGCCATCCACACTATAGAGTATTGCTTGGGTTGCATCTCCAACACAGCCTCCTACCTAAGGCTCTGGGCTCTGAGCCTGGCACATGCCC AGCTATCGGAGGTGCTGTGGACCATGGTGATGCGAGTAGGACTACGAATGGACACCAGTCTCGGGGTTTTATTCCTGGTGCCTGTGTTTGGCCTGTTTGCCGTTCTCACAGTGTCCATCCTCCTGGTAATGGAGGGTCTGTCTGCATTCCTTCATGCCCTCCGGCTGCACTG CTGTTTGTTTCTTCCTCAGGGTGGAGTTTCAGAATAA
- the tctn2 gene encoding tectonic-2 isoform X1, whose product MAHVVDLFFPPSISPQVSCVLLLISLAHTQNIVVFQPSYLTATGPMVTALLLGNTSDISLSLRTVFPSNTTGSIGSPSCVAEVTQWVLTREQVGKTAVQVQLRLDKSLRLCGENETDTDCCPKPLCVLETLQVSACVGGIPQASLLIQAKIHALLVPANVGSDNKTVIPNQVYQPLGSCPCDLTYKACDVRCCCDKDCSIEDLKLFVSHCLPGPFGGQVSPASDYQCSVQSSDDSPDWFPFLCVNSPPENNPYLGLFYQGDTITSKPGPSFQRPVLSAPVPVNVYIQGSPIFTLNDQYFTIPQEVLGRCVNSAPVAFLKNFKVKCVTLLRSCPTGSPLQTLPTDLRIKVKNGQGGDVVVDVIDEVAINLSQFISSTDAVASSDERLECENVTLALDYKFYWKGNGITSVTLTHTVGTITLSSSVALTTRYSAVFLNGEFMGEPDSGNPGYQVGRPVIAGILDTLDNNTGSIQRTSINLWKPVSDGFCSTAEKKPVLFGENSTSGCLLPVSRQNLTQCNLLRETVSSLQAALITATYVAKSGNPDPLTMTDWVNISFVTLNSAMEDTTSSCYGIPSHQHVHVWSLITGMVDGIPQRDIRALQVSYSLSTWALDCGGGDVSPCVDPVETQLFPITSSVTFTDILINTGPPKTRFQINFTEYDCSRNDVCWPELAFPITKYYTGEPYSQSLAKGLILVFFFITASILGTQWRQIQQAWNCAAL is encoded by the exons ATGGCTCACGTGGTTGATCTATTCTTTCCTCCGTCCATTTCACCGCAGGTTtcatgtgttttactgttaattTCCTTGGCTCACACTCAAAACATTGTCG TTTTCCAGCCGTCATATCTCACTGCAACTGGACCAATGGTCACCGCACTTTTGCTCGGAAACACGTCAGACATCTCTCTGAGTCTGAGGACGGTATTTCCATCCAATACAACAG GAAGCATTGGTTCTCCATCATGTGTAGCTGAGGTTACACAGTGGGTGCTCACAAGGGAGCAGGTGGGAAAG ACTGCAGTTCAAGTTCAGCTGAGACTGGATAAGAGTCTGCGTTTGTGTGGTGAGAATGAGACGGACACAGACTGCTGTCCAAAGCCACTGTGTGTCCTGGAGACCCTTCAGGTGTCTGCCTGTGTGGGCGGCATACCTCAGGCATCACTGCTGATCCAGGCCAAGATACATGCCCTGTTGGTTCCTGCTAATGTTGGATCTg ATAATAAAACAGTCATTCCAAACCAAGTGTACCAACCACTGGGCTCTTGTCCCTGTGATCTCACATATAAAGCATGTGATGTACGCTGCTGCTGTGACAAG GACTGTTCCATTGAAGATTTGAAGCTGTTTGTGTCCCACTGTCTCCCAGGGCCTTTTGGTGGACAGGTCTCTCCTGCTTCAGATTATCAGTGCTCCGTTCAGTCCTCTGATGACTCCCCGGATTGGTTTCCATTTTTATGTGTCAATTCTCCACCTGAAAACAACCCTTACCTTGGACTCTTTTACCAGGGAGACACAAT TACATCAAAGCCTGGCCCATCCTTCCAAAGGCCTGTTTTGTCCGCTCCAGTGCCAGTTAATGTTTATATTCAAGGAAGTcccatttttacattaaatgacCAGTACTTCACTATTCCCCAG GAGGTGCTCGGGCGGTGTGTGAACAGTGCTCCTgtagcatttttgaaaaatttcaAAGTCAAGTGTGTAACTCTGCTACGTTCCTGTCCAACTGGATCTCCCTTACAAACACTACCAACAGATTTGAGGATTAAAGTGAAGAATGGGCAAGGGG GTGATGTTGTAGTGGATGTAATTGATGAAGTGGCCATTAACTTGAGTCAGTTTATTTCAAGCACAGATGCTGTTGCCTCTTCAG ATGAAAGGCTGGAATGTGAGAATGTGACATTAGCACTGGATTACAAATTCTACtggaaaggaaatggcattacAAGTGTCACACTGACGCACACTGTTGGGACCATCACTTTAAGTAGTAGTG TGGCGTTAACTACAAGGTATTCTGCCGTGTTTCTAAATGGAGAATTCATGGGCGAGCCCGACTCAGGGAACCCAG GTTATCAGGTGGGAAGGCCTGTTATTGCTGGAATTTTGGACACTTTGGACAATAATACAGGCTCAATACAGAGGACGTCAATCAATCTTTGGAAACCAG TGAGTGATGGATTCTGTTCCACTGCTGAGAAGAAACCAGTTCTGTTTGGGGAGAATTCAACATCAGGATGTCTGCTACCTGTCAGCCGACAGAATCTGACTCAGTGTAATCTCCTGAG AGAGACGGTTTCTTCTCTTCAGGCAGCGTTGATTACAGCCACATATGTGGCAAAGAGTGGAAACCCAGATCCTCTAACTATGACAGACTGGGTGAACATAAGCT TTGTGACACTGAACTCAGCTATGGAAGACACCACAAGTTCATGCTATGGGATTCCATCCCACCAGCATGTCCATGTTTGGAGTCTTATCACTGGCATGGTAGATGGCATACCTCAAAGGGATATCCGTGCTCTGCAAGTCAG CTACAGTCTGTCCACCTGGGCACTGGATTGTGGAGGAGGTGATGTCTCTCCGTGTGTGGACCCAGTGGAGACTCAGTTGTTCCCCATCACTTCCTCGGTCACTTTTACTGACATTCTTATCAACACAGGACCACCAAAAACCAG GTTTCAGATCAACTTCACAGAGTATGACTGTAGCAGGAATGATGTGTGTTGGCCTGAGCTCGCCTTCCCCATCACCAAATATTACACAG GTGAGCCATATTCTCAGTCACTGGCTAAAGGCCTTATCTTGGTTTTCTTCTTTATCACTGCCTCGATTCTTGGGACTCAATGGAGACAAATCCAACAGGCGTGGAACTGTGCCGCTCTCTAA
- the atp6v0a2b gene encoding V-type proton ATPase 116 kDa subunit a isoform X1: MRSLLRGEEMCLAQLFLQAGSAYDCISELGELGLVEFRDLNPSVNAFQRKHVNEIKKCEEMERILGYLLREVKKADISLPEGDVNPVAPLPKHVMAIMEQLQRLEVELGEVTRNKEKLQRNLLELTEYKHMLRVTRNFVMRTAEREPLQVQYEEFPFLEKETMMDYSSMQRLGAKLGFISGLIQRVKIEAFERMLWRVCKGYTILSYAEVEEYLEDPDTGEPTKSVVFLISYWGDQIGQKVKKICDCYHCHLYPYPSSNEERNDVVEGLRTRIQDLHTVLHRTEDYLRQVLIKASESVYTWVIQVKKMKAIYYILNLCSFDVTNKCLIAEVWCPVNDIPALRRALEEGSRKSGATVPSFVNRIPTNDTPPTLIRTNKFTSGFQNIVDAYGVGSYREVNPAPFTIITFPFLFAVMFGDLGHGVIMAVFAFWMVLYENNRKLKNTRNEIWNTFFEGRYIILMMGLFSIYTGLIYNDCFSKSLNIFGSGWSVKAMFTGKVWNDEDIRGNHFLSLDPNVTGVFKGPYPLGIDPIWNLASNRLTFLNSYKMKMSVILGIIHMSFGVILSTYNHLHFRKKYNLYLVFLPELLFLLCLFGYLVFMIMYKWLVFSVKDSRQAPSILIHFINMFLMQGDAVQPLYPGQTGFQVFLVVIAVLSVPVLLLGKPVYLYWLHNGSQGLGMYRGYERVRRNSEEELYLMRAHDMEEGSSHSDLSTSGERQTEEFDFADEFLHQAIHTIEYCLGCISNTASYLRLWALSLAHAQLSEVLWTMVMRVGLRMDTSLGVLFLVPVFGLFAVLTVSILLVMEGLSAFLHALRLHWVEFQNKFYSGTGVKFCPFSFSLLLSSFEHDGIL, from the exons ATGCGCTCTCTGCTCCGAGGTGAAGAGATGTGTCTGGCCCAACTGTTTCTACAGGCTGGGTCAGCATACGACTGCATCAGTGAACTTGGAGAACTGGGGCTTGTGGAGTTCAGAGAC CTCAATCCCAGTGTTAACGCTTTCCAGCGAAAACATGTGAATGAGATCAAAAAATGTGAAGAGATGGAGAGGATCCTTG GATACCTTCTGAGGGAAGTCAAGAAAGCAGACATTTCACTGCCAGAAGGAGACGTGAACCCAGTGGCCCCTTTACCCAAGCACGTCATGGCTATAATG gagcagctgcagaggcTTGAAGTGGAGTTAGGGGAAGTCACCAGGAATAAAGAGAAGCTGCAGAGGAATCTGCTGGAGCTGACAGAGTACAAACACATGCTGCGCGTTACCCGCAACTTTGTAATGAGAACTGCTGAG CGAGAGCCCCTTCAAGTGCAATATGAGGAGTTTCCCTTCctagaaaaagaaacaatgatGGACTACAGCAGCATGCAGCGGCTAGGAGCCAAACTGGG TTTCATTTCTGGGCTCATTCAGAGGGTGAAGATCGAGGCCTTTGAGCGGATGCTTTGGAGAGTGTGTAAAGGCTACACCATCCTCAGCTATGCTGAGGTCGAAGAGTATCTGGAAGATCCTGACACA GGTGAGCCTACAAAAAGCGTGGTGTTCCTGATCTCTTACTGGGGAGACCAAATTGGCCAGAAAGTGAAGAAGATCTGTGACTG CTACCACTGTCACTTGTATCCCTATCCCAGTAGCAATGAGGAGAGGAATGATGTTGTGGAAGGACTAAGAACTCGCATTCAGGACCTGCACACA GTACTTCATAGGACAGAGGACTACCTGAGACAGGTCCTGATTAAGGCTTCAGAATCTGTCTACACCTGGGTCATCCAGGTCAAGAAGATGAAGGCCATCTACTATATTCTGAACCTGTGTAGTTTTGATGTTACTAACAAGTGTCTGATCGCTGAGGTGTGGTGTCCTGTCAATGACATTCCCGCCCTGCGGAGGGCCCTAGAAGAAGGATCG agaaaaagtgGAGCAACAGTTCCTTCCTTTGTCAATCGTATCCCCACCAACGACACTCCCCCCACCCTGATAAGGACCAACAAATTTACCTCTGGCTTCCAGAACATTGTGGATGCCTATGGAGTGGGCAGTTACAGGGAGGTTAACCCTG ctCCTTTCACAATCATCACTTTCCCATTCCTGTTTGCGGTGATGTTTGGGGACCTGGGTCATGGAGTTATCATGGCTGTGTTTGCTTTCTGGATGGTGCTGTACGAGAACAACCGCAAACTTAAAAACACAAGGAATGAG ATCTGGAACACATTCTTTGAGGGGCGTTATATAATCCTGATGATGGGCCTGTTCTCCATCTACACTGGCCTGATATACAATGACTGTTTCTCAAAGTCGCTTAACATCTTTGGTTCTGGATGGAGTGTGAAGGCCATGTTCACAGGGAAGGTGTGGAA TGACGAAGATATCCGTGGGAATCATTTTCTTAGCCTGGATCCAAATGTTACAGGAGTTTTCAAAGGACCGTACCCTCTGGGAATTGACCCG ATTTGGAACTTGGCATCCAACCGCCTTACATTTCTGAACTCCTATAAGATGAAGATGTCAGTGATATTGGGCATCATACACATGAGTTTCGGGGTCATCCTCAGCACTTATAATCACTT GCACTTCAGGAAGAAGTACAACCTGTACTTGGTATTTCTCCCTGAGCTCCTGTTCCTGCTGTGCCTGTTTGGCTACCTGGTGTTCATGATAATGTACAAGTGGCTGGTCTTCTCTGTTAAGGACTCCAGACAGGCCCCGAGCATCCTCATTCACTTCATAAACATGTTCCTCATGCAGGGTGATGCAGTGCAGCCCCTCTACCCAGGACAG ACTGGCTTCCAGGTATTTCTGGTGGTCATTGCTGTTCTCTCAGTGCCTGTCTTACTCCTGGGGAAACCCGTTTACCTTTATTGGCTTCACAATGGAAGCCAAGGTCTAGGAATGTACAGG GGATATGAGCGAGTGCGGCGTAACAGTGAAGAGGAGCTCTACCTGATGAGGGCTCATGACATGGAGGAGGGCAGCAGTCACAGTGATCTCTCCACTAGCGGAGAGCGCCAGACAGAGGAG tTCGACTTTGCAGATGAGTTCTTACATCAGGCCATCCACACTATAGAGTATTGCTTGGGTTGCATCTCCAACACAGCCTCCTACCTAAGGCTCTGGGCTCTGAGCCTGGCACATGCCC AGCTATCGGAGGTGCTGTGGACCATGGTGATGCGAGTAGGACTACGAATGGACACCAGTCTCGGGGTTTTATTCCTGGTGCCTGTGTTTGGCCTGTTTGCCGTTCTCACAGTGTCCATCCTCCTGGTAATGGAGGGTCTGTCTGCATTCCTTCATGCCCTCCGGCTGCACTG GGTGGAGTTTCAGAATAAATTCTACAGTGGGACTGGAGTCAAGTTTTGccccttttccttctctctcctcctctccagcttTGAGCATGATGGCATACTGTGA